A genome region from Anastrepha ludens isolate Willacy chromosome 3, idAnaLude1.1, whole genome shotgun sequence includes the following:
- the LOC128857637 gene encoding glucose dehydrogenase [FAD, quinone]-like encodes MSSPLLSAQCAAQSIGPVNTMVSTLIQALLAAQCAISPPDLWPPDYANQLLRKGEDTYDFVVIGAGSAGSVIASRLSENPNWKVLVLEAGGDPPQESEMPSTLFAMQHTNVDWNYFTEYSEKSCWGLLDRRCYWPRGKMIGGSGGMNGMLYVRGHRGDYDDWAQAGNTGWGWDDVLPYFERSIRPVGNITHPQGYVTTSAFPVNDFDVENMIYGGTAELGIPHVREFTEGSETGYSNLPGTFQNGRRMSPGKGHLARVSQRPNLHVLKNAVVKKLNFDKSGNYVISVNFVLQDKYEMKVNIDKELVLSAGAIESPKLLMLSGVGPAEHLQELRIPLIHNLPIGDNLNDHIHVVIFLKLNEHFARPLTALDNLDSIYNYLMHQSGPLASHGTASLTGFINTLKNGPYPDVQFHNFILRRGDFDGLETYLTGINFNQDLKAQIHKVLETADILGVSSVVTNPKSTGNIRLRSADYRDPPKLTSNYFNDPEDEATLLRAIRFQEQLLNTAAYKAMKASIILPLIAECSVYALQSDDYWRCYIKYFSCTIYHQSGTVKMAPETDQTSCVNPRLRLRGVENLRVADASIMPKVPSANTNAATIMIAEKAVDFIREDWQGERL; translated from the exons ATGTCGTCACCACTGCTGAGCGCTCAATGTGCAGCTCAGAGCATTGGCCCGGTCAACACAATGGTCAGCACGCTAATACAAGCGTTGCTCGCCGCACAATGCGCCATCTCCCCACCTGACTTGTGGCCACCAGATTACGCTAATCAACTACTAAGAAAAGGAGAAGATACATACGATTTCGTAGTCATAGGCGCCGGCTCTGCGGGTTCTGTCATAGCCAGTCGATTAAGTGAGAATCCGAATTGGAAAGTGTTGGTGCTGGAAGCAGGCGGAGATCCTCCACAAGAGTCCGAg ATGCCCAGCACTTTATTCGCTATGCAACACACAAACGTCGACTGGAATTATTTTACTGAATACAGCGAAAAGTCTTGTTGGGGCTTGCTTGATAGACGTTGCTATTGGCCGCGTGGTAAAATGATAGGTGGCTCGGGTGGTATGAACGGTATGCTTTATGTGCGTGGCCATCGAGGTGATTACGATGATTGGGCACAGGCTGGTAACACAGGTTGGGGTTGGGACGATGTGTTACCGTATTTCGAACGCTCCATACGACCAGTTGGTAATATCACGCACCCACAAGGATATGTTACAACTAGTGCATTTCCAGTCAACGACTTCGATgtagaaaatatgatttatgGAGGCACTGCAGAATTAGGTATACCCCATGTACGTGAGTTCACCGAAGGCAGCGAGACGGGATATTCCAATTTGCCAGGTACATTCCAAAATGGACGACGCATGAGCCCTGGCAAGGGACACCTGGCGAGAGTTTCGCAACGGCCTAACCTGCATGTACTCAAAAATGCcgttgtgaagaaattaaatttcgaCAAGAGCGGCAACTATGTAATTTCCGTGAATTTTGTGTTGCAAGACAAATACGAAATGAAAGTGAACATTGACAAGGAACTCGTGCTGTCGGCTGGCGCAATTGAATCACCAAAGCTGTTAATGTTGTCTGGTGTGGGTCCAGCGGAGCATTTACAGGAATTAAGAATTCCTCTCATTCACAACTTGCCCATTGGTGATAATCTGAATGATCACATACACGTTGTAATATTCTTGAAATTGAACGAGCATTTCGCACGACCACTAACGGCACTCGACAATCTAGATAGCATCTACAATTATCTCATGCACCAAAGTGGACCGTTAGCATCTCACGGCACGGCTTCCTTAACTGGATTCATTAATACTCTCAAGAATGGGCCCTACCCGGATGttcaatttcataattttattttgcgacGAGGTGATTTTGATGGGCTGGAAACCTACCTTACTGGTATTAATTTTAACCAAGACTTAAAAGCTCAGATACACAAAGTGCTGGAAACTGCGGACATTTTGGGTGTATCCAGTGTGGTTACTAACCCAAAGTCCACGGGAAATATACGCCTGCGAAGCGCTGATTACAGAGATCCACCTAAATTGACTTCGAACTACTTTAACGATCCCGAAGATGAGGCGACGCTATTGCGCGCTATTCGCTTCCAAGAGCAACTACTAAACACTGCAGCCTATAAAGCAATGAAGGCATCCATAATACTACCCCTTATTGCTGAGTGCAGTGTCTATGCGCTACAGAGCGACGACTATTGGCGTTGCTACATTAAGTACTTCTCATGCACCATCTATCATCAATCGGGCACTGTGAAAATGGCGCCCGAGACGGATCAGACGAGTTGTGTGAATCCACGTTTGCGTCTGCGTGGTGTTGAAAACTTGCGTGTTGCCGATGCTAGCATCATGCCAAAGGTGCCCAGCGCCAATACTAATGCGGCGACAATTATGATTGCGGAAAAAGCAGTCGATTTTATACGAGAAGATTGGCAAGGGGAAAGattataa